In Spartobacteria bacterium, the genomic stretch ATATCGAGGGATCGGCGCAAGGCACCGGCGTAATCGGATGCTTTCATTTTTTGAGCGCGTTTCATTTCCTGCTGGCAGATTTCCGTTAGTTTTTCATAGACATGCTGCTCATACTGGAGCGTTTCCAGTCGAAGAAGCAGCAGTGCCGCTTCAGTCACGGTATCAATTTGCTCCACATGCAGCTTTGCTTCGGCCAGATGCAGTCGCGCCTGCATTTCACTGGATTCCGCCCGGAACTGCCATGGATTGGGTGGATAGAGTCGCAGTCCAATAGACCAGCCGGTTTGGTCGATATTCTCCCAGCCCGATCGTTCCCGGTCAGATTGACTGACTGACGTCTGATTTCGTGTACCTGACTGAGTGGAACGTGGTTCTTCGAAAGAAGGATAAACATCCTTGTCCTGGCTGGAGGATGAACGAAAAGAGGCACCTGTTTCTTCAGAGTGATTCCAGCTGGATGAGGAGCCACCGGCCTGAGACTGCTCCACACCAAAACGAATTTCCGGAGCCCGAATACGCCCGGCGAATGCGGTACGGGCGGCAGCCTGTCGCACATCAGTGAGACGCGACTGCACACGAGGATTATGTTGAAGTGCGGCATTAACCAGTTGAAGCATATTGGTTCCGGCACTACCCTCAGCGACCATTTCCAATTCGGCCAGTTCGACATAGATTTCCGGCGGAGCACTGCTTTCGGGCAGGTGCGTACAGCCGGTGAATCCCAGCAGGCCAATGATTATCCCGAATGTGGCAGGGATCCGCTTCATGGAATGATCTCTGCGGAAGTGCATTTACGAATAAGAGCACCCCAAAAAGATTTTTCGACACGAGGCAGAGTGATTTCCACCACCTCGCCCGCGATAAGCAAACTCTTTTCCGGCTGTTCCAGGCGTAATATAGCCCGACGGGAACGCATCGGCACCATTCGTCCACCAATATTCAACAGCGCCGCCTCCACCCGCACTTCTTCAGACAAAGACTCCACGACGGCGGACAGGTTGACGCGACCCTTTTCCCGACAATTCAACGCTCCGATCCTCACAACTTCATTTTCATGCATGCTCATACTCTGCTGCTCCGGAATCAGTGCCACAACCGTGCTCAGCGATTCGGGAACGATGCGTAAAACAGTGCGGTCAGCACGGATCACTTCCCCCTCTTCGCTACGGACTTCGGAAATAGTCCCCCGACAGGGTGAACGTAAAACATAACTGTCTCTATATCGTTTTGTTTCCTGTTCGATGCGCTGCACCATATGCTGTACGTCATCTACGGATATACGCTCGCGATCAAATTGTTCCAGTGCCTGTTCGGACAATAGAACCTGTCGTTTCGCATCTGCAATAACCTCTTGCAGAGACTGCATGAGCTGCGCATGAATCTGCACAGATTCCTGGAGTTTAGCCCGCCGCGGCTCCAGCTCCGTTTTTTCGATTTCGTCGATCATGCCCTCGGCAAACGCGACTGAACGACGCGTCTGCTCAATAATCAGCTGCTCCAATTCTGCCTGATCAATGGCCTGGGTCATACGATACTTCGCCAGTGCCGTTTGACTGTCCGCAAGCCATTCTTTACGTTGCGACAGGTTGTTCACAAGACTGTAACGACGGTCATAAATTGACTGCGCAGTGCGCTGCGCATCCAGCAGATCGCCGGCCAGTTCATAATCAATAGAGGCGGTATCCATTTCAACCAGCGGCTGCCCATTCGTCACCGTTTCACCGGGAACAACCAGAATACGGCGAATTCGCGCCGTTTCCACAGGGGAAACAACAATGGTTTCCCTCCCTACAATTCCGAGAATACGCGTACCAAGCACCCAGTCACTGTCTTTTAAAACCAGCGGTACAGCCAGCAGTGCGGCCAGCACCCACACAAAAAAAGGCCAAGAAGAGTGCAGACGTACTTTCCAAGACAAACGAACGGGCACAGACGACCTTTTTCGATTCATGGAATGTCCCTCCTTTATAATTCGACGGTTGTCCGATGCATCATCAACGACGCATCCTGCACATGATCCATTTTTTTCACGGCCTCCACTAAATCCATCCGATAGCTCGGATCATACAGGCGCACGTGATACGCGAGCTCCAGCTGATGTCCCTGACTGGTCTCGCGCATGGCTACCAAATCAAACTTTCGGCAAAAGTCTGCCAGAATCTTTTCCACCGCATCCTGCACGGCATCGGCCTCCACATTCATGGAGAAACGCAGCAGGCCCTCCATATTACGCCGCGAAGCGAAAGGCGAAAAATGAAGAAACAAGGCGGCCAGCCCGACACAGATCGCACCGACAACACCCACCAGGTACGTCGTCGCACCGCAGGCAATCCCCGAAGCGAGACAGGCAAAAAGAAAAATCATATCCCGTGGATCACGAACAGGCGTCCGAAAACGTATGACGGCCAGCGTCCCGAGAATACCCAGCCCTCTCGCCAGATTATTCCCGATCGCCATAATCAGCATGGCCGTAACCATGCCCCCCAGCACCATGGCATGGATAAAAGCGCGGGAATAAGAGAACCCCTGAAACGTCCAGCGGTAGATGGCCGCGAACCACATACATAGAACAAAGGAACACAACATGGCCGTGACAATATCCAGCGTTCCCATAATGCGAGCGGATTCAAATACGGTGGAAAAATCCATGCGTCATTTCCTCAATGGTTTAAAAATAAAGAACAGCGAAAAAGTAACACATCTGTGAAGAAATGCAAAAATTCATTCATAAAACAAATCGAGCGGGCGTACCGACTGAAAACAACATGAAAAAAGTTGAAAAATATACCCTCCTTGGGTAGACATATTGTGGAGGTACAATATGAATACTACTATAAATGGAATAATCAACGTCTGGAACGCAACCTGGGAAACGGTCGTTGAGATGGCACCCTATCTGCTACTCGGGTTTGCCATAGCAGGTATTTTCAAAGTACTTATTCGGCGCGCATGGGTGATCGATCATCTGGGGGGCAAAGGCTGGCTGACGACCATCAAGGCCACACTGATAGGTGTACCCATGCCTCTGTGTTCCTGCGGGGTCATTCCAGTGGCCACCGCGCTAAAAAATCGCGGAGCTGGTAAAGGGGCCACCGCCGCGTTTTTGTCATCGACACCACAAACCGGAGTGGACAGTGTTCTCGCAACATGGGGTATGCTGGGTTGGCCGGTGGCCATCGTACGGCTGATATCAGCCTTCGCATCGGGTATTCTCTCTGGATGGCTGGTGGATCATTTTGATCACGAAAGAATTCCGCAGACCTCACCCGATCCGAAAGAAAAATCATCGGCACCGGTGGTGCATACATCACTACGGCAAAAGATAAAAGCAGCACTGAAATATGGCTTTTATGATTTGCCGGGCGATATCGGGGGCTCCGTAATCATCGGATTACTGATCGCAGGTGTGGTAAGTGCCGTTATTCCACAGAATGCGCTGCCCGGTTATGTGACCGGCGGCTTTACCGGACTGGTTCTCGTCACGCTGATGGCTGTTCCAGTGTACGTGTGTTCGACAGGTTCCATACCCATTGCTGTGGCACTGGTTCATGCCGGTTTTCCAGTGGGTACCGCCTTTGTTTTTCTAGTGGCGGGTCCGGCCACCAACGCGGCGACGGTTAGTGCGTTATGGAAAGTGATGGGACGTCAGAGCGTCATGCTGTACCTGACATCAATCATTGTCGTGTCCTGGATCACGGGCGGCCTGCTGAATTTGATGAACGCACAAGTCCTCGGATATGTAACCCACAGCGGCATGGATCACAGCGGCATGAGCGAAAGCACGTGGACGGACCCCTTGGCGGGCGGGCTGCTCCTGCTCGTTCTGGTCTTTCCCATTATACGGGAAAAAATGACAAAGAACGGAAAGACAGAGAAATAAAGACAGCTTTCAACCGATAGATCTGCACATTGCAAACCTCGCCCAGCCCCTCCCTCGCAAGGCATAAAAAATAAAAAAGTTCCAGACATTGGAACTTTTTAACCACCGCTCCACGAAAAAGTTCCAATCATTGGAACTTTTTTTTGCGCTCCTTCAGCACACCTTCTGTCTATTTTTGTTTTTGCAAATCAGCATTTGTGTGAAAGAATGTTGAACCTTCATAGGGGTGTTTTCAGATCCACAGAGCAAAGACAGGATGTTTATATGGCAAAGGTGCTGCTATCCGATAATGATGAACAAACGCTTAAATTACTTCAGGCGCTCATGACCAAAGAAGGACATCACGTCTACATAGGTCATACGCCGGAAATCACGGCTCATTTGATGGATACGCTAACCTATGACATATTCATCCTCGGCCTTCAGAGCAACACAGATGGCGGAATACATCTTCTGGAAAAAAGCTTATCCGCGCATCCCGGCACGCCGGTTATCCTGATGGCCGCAAAAGTTGATATCCCTACCGCATTGCTTGCGTTGAAGCGCGGTGCCTATGATTTTCTCGTCAAACCCATTTACATCAATGATTTCCTGTCGATTTTCTCCCATTGCGTAAAATGCCTGGAAATGAAAACAAACATGATCAATGGAAACGGTCTTTATAAAACCAATGAATCCTATCGTGATCTGATTGCCGAATCCGATTACATGAAGAAAATTCTCAAGAAACTTCCCCTGCTAGTCCATGGAAATATCAACTATCTCATTCACGGAGAATTTGGTACCGGACGGTCGACGATTGCATCAATCCTGAGTAAAAAAGAGCACCTCAAACGAAAATCGAAATGCATAACCCTCTCCTGTCTGGAATACTCCACGAACATTGATGAAGCCATTATCTATGGCGGAAAATGCAATCTCAACGCACTTAAAAACCAGGTCGAAGGCGCCATAGCCAACCTGCGTCCCGATGATGTCCTCATTATTAAAGATGCTCAGGCGATGCCCTTTGAAATCATGGACATGCTCTTGCCATTCATTGCCGGCGACCAGTTAAGCAGAGCATGGATTCAACAGCTGAAAAGCGCGACACTGCCCGAATCACGCATCAAAAAAACGGTTTGCCAAATTATTCTGATTACTTCTGACATCAGCAAAGGACATAACGCTACCAATCCTTTTCTGC encodes the following:
- a CDS encoding permease, with the translated sequence MNTTINGIINVWNATWETVVEMAPYLLLGFAIAGIFKVLIRRAWVIDHLGGKGWLTTIKATLIGVPMPLCSCGVIPVATALKNRGAGKGATAAFLSSTPQTGVDSVLATWGMLGWPVAIVRLISAFASGILSGWLVDHFDHERIPQTSPDPKEKSSAPVVHTSLRQKIKAALKYGFYDLPGDIGGSVIIGLLIAGVVSAVIPQNALPGYVTGGFTGLVLVTLMAVPVYVCSTGSIPIAVALVHAGFPVGTAFVFLVAGPATNAATVSALWKVMGRQSVMLYLTSIIVVSWITGGLLNLMNAQVLGYVTHSGMDHSGMSESTWTDPLAGGLLLLVLVFPIIREKMTKNGKTEK
- a CDS encoding response regulator; this encodes MLNLHRGVFRSTEQRQDVYMAKVLLSDNDEQTLKLLQALMTKEGHHVYIGHTPEITAHLMDTLTYDIFILGLQSNTDGGIHLLEKSLSAHPGTPVILMAAKVDIPTALLALKRGAYDFLVKPIYINDFLSIFSHCVKCLEMKTNMINGNGLYKTNESYRDLIAESDYMKKILKKLPLLVHGNINYLIHGEFGTGRSTIASILSKKEHLKRKSKCITLSCLEYSTNIDEAIIYGGKCNLNALKNQVEGAIANLRPDDVLIIKDAQAMPFEIMDMLLPFIAGDQLSRAWIQQLKSATLPESRIKKTVCQIILITSDISKGHNATNPFLRNFIHLIPHAQLFLPPLRERREAILPLASFFLDRNTSAGMPAFHLSNDLQRILESYTWPGNINELQQAIFFMQTQAYDNMLRPEYLPMLIQVSIGILASETLAESYMRQFKGHAFRAFLERHMNEASKRLKKMKSSTQTSPESI
- a CDS encoding HlyD family secretion protein; protein product: MNRKRSSVPVRLSWKVRLHSSWPFFVWVLAALLAVPLVLKDSDWVLGTRILGIVGRETIVVSPVETARIRRILVVPGETVTNGQPLVEMDTASIDYELAGDLLDAQRTAQSIYDRRYSLVNNLSQRKEWLADSQTALAKYRMTQAIDQAELEQLIIEQTRRSVAFAEGMIDEIEKTELEPRRAKLQESVQIHAQLMQSLQEVIADAKRQVLLSEQALEQFDRERISVDDVQHMVQRIEQETKRYRDSYVLRSPCRGTISEVRSEEGEVIRADRTVLRIVPESLSTVVALIPEQQSMSMHENEVVRIGALNCREKGRVNLSAVVESLSEEVRVEAALLNIGGRMVPMRSRRAILRLEQPEKSLLIAGEVVEITLPRVEKSFWGALIRKCTSAEIIP
- a CDS encoding DUF4956 domain-containing protein; this encodes MDFSTVFESARIMGTLDIVTAMLCSFVLCMWFAAIYRWTFQGFSYSRAFIHAMVLGGMVTAMLIMAIGNNLARGLGILGTLAVIRFRTPVRDPRDMIFLFACLASGIACGATTYLVGVVGAICVGLAALFLHFSPFASRRNMEGLLRFSMNVEADAVQDAVEKILADFCRKFDLVAMRETSQGHQLELAYHVRLYDPSYRMDLVEAVKKMDHVQDASLMMHRTTVEL